A DNA window from Pogona vitticeps strain Pit_001003342236 chromosome 2, PviZW2.1, whole genome shotgun sequence contains the following coding sequences:
- the LOC110091331 gene encoding uncharacterized protein LOC110091331 — MKEEAPARPEQEEETRDVASGVQPEDTRKQPGWGPSGEGKWEPVQGMQERWEAQWQEFLRTLQPTHTKWDPPVISLRDPWEDTRAFLASFEQVATACRWPKEEWPARLMPALSGIVEEAFQSLEAQDKEDYGKVKAAILQKDALRMEKQRQHFRDFSCQEVGDPRSLHHHLQELCHRWLRPERRSKEQILELLILEQFLASLPPDLQGWIRAGGPDTCSQAVALAEDFLVSQEGAERAKWQGLIKVEGDDSLEMDLNEMKEQVFKEAGQNGSVLALPLEGERMVQSDEREEMMTLRETGVSLQIVKQNPSQPGQETILWRVLQEDGGSVDSLGDEKGGLVNMEDSHCEENELKGTRRAAPQISQVNVTETTEINKGRCSSQEVLGKQVIKKEDECREIRDDATVSIILNSHLDGQQRTVTGDNTSNTSFKEGTTRSKGGHSGEKPYKCFHCGKCFTQRGYLKIHQRAHTEGKAYKCSQCEKCFSQKSYLKTHQRIHMEENPYKCPDCGKSFSRNEHLKSHRIVHTGERPYKCQSCDRSFSRSEYLKNHERIHTGEKPFECSYCGKFFNQAGYLKIHQRIHTGEKPYECSQCGECFTRRDYWKSHEKTHSGEKPYKCPECGKGFCSSQQVKKHRRTHNAENAQNVGKD, encoded by the exons ATGAAAGAGGAAGCGCCTGCACGcccagaacaggaagaagaaacgAGAGACGTCGCTAGTGGGGTTCAGCCGGAAGATACGAGAAAGCAGCCAGGATGGGGTCCATCAGGAGAGGGGAAATGGGAACCAGTTCAGGGGATGCAAGAGCGCTGGGAAGCCCAGTGGCAGGAGTTCCTGAGGACCCTGCAGCCTACTCACACGAAATGGGACCCCCCAGTCATATCATTGAGGGACCCCTGGGAGGATACCAGGgccttcctggcctcctttgaGCAAGTAGCCACGGCCTGCCGGTGGCCAAAGGAAGAGTGGCCAGCCCGGCTCATGCCGGCGCTCAGTGGCATAGTGGAAGAGGCTTTTCAGAGCCTGGAAGCCCAAGACAAAGAGGATTATGGGAAAGTGAAGGCCGCCATCTTGCAAAAGGATGCCCTGCGGATGGAGAAGCAGCGCCAGCACTTCAGGGACTTCTCCTGCCAGGAGGTTGGAGACCCtcgaagcctccaccaccacctccaggaGCTTTGCCACCGGTGGCTGAGGCCAGAGAGACGCagcaaggagcagatcctggagctgctgatcctggagcagttcctggccagccTTCCCCCGGACCTCCAGGGCTGGATCCGAGCAGGAGGGCCCGACACGTGTTCCCAGGCCGTGGCCCTGGCGGAGGACTTCCTCGTGAGCCAGGAAGGGGCTGAGAGAGCAAAGTGGCAG gGGCTGATAAAGGTGGAGGGAGACGACTCCTTGGAAATGGATTTGAATGAAATGAAGGAACAGGTCTTTAAAGAAGCTGGGCAAAACGGCAGTGTTTTAGCACTTCCTCTTGAAGGTGAAAGAATGGTTCAAAGTGATGAGAGAGAG GAAATGATGACCCTCAGGGAAACGGGTGTGTCGCTACAAATCGTCAAGCAGAATCCTTCCCAGCCAGGCCAGGAGACCATCCTTTGGCGAGTCCTGCAGGAGGATGGCGGTAGCGTGGATTCCTTGG gtGATGAGAAAGGAGGTCTGGTCAATATGGAGGATTCTCACTGTGAAGAGAATGAGCTGAAGGGTACACGGAGGGCAGCCCCACAGATAAGCCAAGTAAATGTGACAGAAACCACTGAGATAAACAAGGGGAGATGTAGCTCCCAAGAGGTACTGGGAAAGCAGGtgataaagaaagaagatgaatGCCGTGAGATCAGAGACGATGCCACAGTTTCCATCATACTGAATTCACATTTGGATGGACAGCAGAGGACTGTGACGGGAGACAATACATCGAACACCAGTTTTAAAGAAGGAACAACTAGATCAAAaggaggtcatagtggagagaagccatacaaatgtttTCATTGCGGCAAATGCTTCACTCAGAGAGGCTACTTGAAGATTCATCAGAGAGCACACACAGAGGGAAAAGCCTATAAATGTTCTCAGTGTGAGAAGTGCTTCAGTCAGAAATCATATCTAAAGACCCATCAGAGAATTCACATGGAGGAGAATCCATACAAGTGTCCCgattgtgggaaaagcttcagccgGAACGAACACCTCAAGAGCCATCGGATCGTTCATACTGGAGAGAGGCCGTACAAATGTCAGTCGTGTGACAGAAGCTTCAGTCGGAGCGAATATCTAAAGAACCACGAgaggattcatactggagagaaacccttTGAATGCTCCTATTGTGGGAAGTTCTTCAATCAGGCGGGATATTTGAAGATTCACCAAAGAattcacacgggagagaaaccgtacgaGTGTTCTCAGTGTGGGGAATGCTTCACCCGCAGAGATTACTGGAAGAGCCACGAGAAAACGCATAGCGGAGAAAAACCCTACAAATGTCCTGAATGCGGGAAAGGTTTTTGCAGTAGTCAGCAGGTCAAGAAGCACCGGAGGACTCACAATGCCGAGAATGCCCAGAATGTGGGTAAAGATTAA